GCGGAATGCGAACGTGTGCTATCACCAGGTCCCAGTTTAACAGATTGGCAACTTAAGGCCGCTTGATCTGAAAGTGTGGGTGAGCCATAGGTTTTTCTACCAAGTGCAAGTCCGCTTTGTACCAAATCATGGTCTGGGTCAATTGCCGAGGAATTCAATCGTAACGAACGCGGGGTAATTTTACAAGGCGCTTCATTTTGAAGCATCTCCGCTATTTCCTCGTTGGAATAACGGTCATTTACCCGAACATCGATTACCAAATCGACCTGTGCGGGTACCACATTGTGCTGACTTCCGGCATTGATTTGCGTCACGGTCATTTTTACTTCGCCCAAGGCATCGGAAGTTTTATCGAATGTATATTTTTTGAACCACTCAAGAACCTCGATAGTGTTGTAAATGGAATTGTTATCATTTGGATGCGCCGCATGTGATGGTGTTCCTTCCACAACAGCATCAAAAACGACCAATCCCTTTTCAGCTATGGCCAGATTCATTAGGGTAGGCTCTCCAACAACGGCTACATCTATTTCTGGAAGCATGGGCAATAGGCCTCTTAAGCTTCGTTCCCCAGCATTTTCTTCTTCTGCAGTAGCTGCAATAATTATATTGTGACTTAGATCTTCATGATTATAAAAATGCGTAAAAGTGGCTAAAAGCGAGACCAAACAACCTCCTGCATCATTGCTTCCCAAGCCAAATAGTTTTCCATCTTCAATGTGTGGGTCAAAGGGGTCCTTGGTATAGGCACTATTGGGTTTAACGGTGTCGTGATGGGAATTTAAAAGCAGTGTGGGTTTGTTTTCGTCAAAGTATTTGTTGAAGGCATACACGTTGTTGAACTGTCGCTCCGTTTTAATTCCGAAGTTGGCCAACCATTTTTGAATGACATCTGCTGTTTCATCCTCTTCTTCAGAAAATGAACGAATGGCAATCAGCTCTTTCAGAAGTTGGATTGCTTTTTGGGTTAGTTCCGTTTGATGTACTTTCATAAGGTCAGCGTTGTAAAATTTGAATTTTCTTCTTGAAGCATATCACTGTTTCCTATACAAACTTGTTTTACATTTTGTTGCAATGCGTGGAAACAGTTGTGCATTTTTGGAAGCATTCCTTCCGCAATGATTCCTTCTGCTAAAAGGGACTTATATTTCTTGGAATCGATATGTTGAATTACGGAATTTTCGTCATCAATGTTTTGCAGTACTCCTTTTTTCTCAAAACAATAATATAATGTGGTTTCAAATTCAGAAGACATGGCTATCGCCAGTTCCGCTGCAATAGTATCTGCATTAGTGTTTAGAAGTTGTCCTTTACCATTATGGGTCAATGCGCAAAAAGTAGGGGTAAGGTCAGCCTTTAAAAGCATCGAAACAGTATCGGAATTTGCTTTTTCCACATCACCAACGAGCCCAAAATCAATAACGCCCACAGGTCTTTTCTTTGCAGTGATGGCATTTCCATCGGCACCGCTCATCCCAATAGCATTGCAATCCTGGGCTTGAAGTTCTGCTACAATTTTTTTGTTTAATAACCCGCCATAAACCATGATGGCAACGTCCAAACTCTCGGCATTGGTTATTCTTCTTCCGTTGACCATTTTAGCTACGACCCCAAGTTTTTCTCCAATCTCCGTGGCTTTTTTACCTCCTCCGTGAACCAAGATTTTGTTCCTATTAATTTTTGAGAATAGCTCCAAGAGATTAGATAACTCTTGGTCATCATTAATGATGTTACCCCCTATTTTTACTATGGATAATTTGGCTTTCATAGATTATCTCCTTTATTCTCTCCCTTTGGGAGAGGGAACATTACTGTTTTCCAATATCTTTTTTAAGACGATTTGGGCCGCAAACGTTCTGTTATTAGATTGTTCCAAGACCAAAGACTGTTCTCCATCCAATACGGCATCTTCAACCACTACATTTCTTCGCACGGGAAGACAATGCATGAATTTTGCATTTCCCAACTTAGCTTTGGTCATCATCCAACGGCTATCATGTGATAGTACCTTTCCATAATCTGAATAACTGCTCCAATTTTTTACATAGACAAAATCAGCACCTTCCAAAGCTTTATTTTGGTCATATTCAATATCACAACCTTTCGTAATTGACGGATTTAGTTCATATCCTTTTGGATGTGTAATGGTAAATTCAACGTTTTGCTTTTTTATCATCTCAGCAAACGAGTTTGCTACTGCATGCGGTAATGCTTTTGGGTGTGGAGCCCATGATAATACCACCTTGGGTTTTGGTTTGGTATTGTTTTCGGCAATGGTAATGGCATCAGCGAGCGCCTGCAATGGATGTGCTATGGAACTTTCCATATTTACTACGGGAATGGATGCGTATTTGCTAAAACCATTGAGCACTTCTTCTGCTTCATCTTTTGTTCTGTCTTCGAGTTTTGCAAACGCCCTTATGGCGATAATATCACAGTATTGGGAAACCACTTTGGCCGCCTCTTTAATGTGTTCCGAATTTCCTTGGTCCATCACAGTTCCATCCTCATATTCCAAGGCCCAACCCTCACTTCCAAAATTCATTACCATCACTTCCATTCCCATATGCATGGCTGCTTTTTGAGTGCTTAGCCGAGTGCGTAGACTATTGTTAAAAAATAAAAGACAGATAGTTTTGTGCTTCCCCATTTCTTGAAACTGATAGGGGTCTTTTTTTAATGCAATCGCTTCGTCTACCCAATTGGGAAGGAAATCAATGTCATTTATGGATAAATAGTTTTTCATTTTATTTTTTTGTCATTTTCAGCTTAGTTAAAGTCCATACCCTGAGCGTAGTCGAAGGGTGGAGTGTTGAGTTTGGCCGAAATATCATCCCAACTCTTTTTGTAGTCCCTCAAAAAATAAATCGATATGGGTTTTGGTTATATTCAGAGCGGGTAAAAACCGTAGCAGTTTTTTGTTTTTGGCACTTCCCGTGAACATGTGTTGTTTATAAATGAGCCTTTTTCGTAAATCCACCACTTCAAACCCAAATTCTAAACCTAGCATCAACCCCCTGCCTTTTATTTTTTTTATTTCTGAAAATGCTTTGGCTTTTTCTTTAAAATAGCTGCCCAACTCGGTAGCATTTACCAGCAAACCTTCTTGTTCCAGAACTTCTAAGACGGCCAAGGTTGCTGTACAGGCCAAGTGATTGCCGCCAAAAGTGGTTCCCAAGAGACCGTAAGAAGCTTTAAAGGATTCATGTACTAGAATACCACCGACGGGAAAACCGTTTCCCATGCCTTTGGCAATAGAAATAATATCGGGTTGTACACTTCGACTCCGCTCAGTGTCCAAATGATGTTGAAAGGCGAAAAACTTTCCACTTCGCCCAAATCCCGATTGTACTTCGTCCGCTATGAGGACAATCCCTTTCTTTTTACAATTTTCGGCAATGAATTGATAAAATTCAGTTGTGGGTTCATCCAAGCCGCCAACTCCTTGAATTGCTTCTAGGATAACGGCGCAGTACTCGTCCGAATTCACTGTTTTTTCAAAGGCTTCAAAATCGTTTAAAGGAAGAAAAGTAACCTCTTGCTGTTTGTTTATGGGTGCATTTATATTGGGATTGTCCGTAGCGGCAACTGCAGCTGAGGTTCTTCCATGAAAGCTGTTGTTAAAGGCGATTACCTTGGATTTTTGGGTATGAAAGGATGCCAGTTTTAGAGCATTTTCATTGGCTTCTGCGCCCGAATTGCACATAAAAAGGTTGTAAGCTTCACAGTTTGAGGCTTTTCCCAAAACGGAAGCAAGCTCTTTTTGAATTGGATTTTGGATGGAGTTGCTGTAGAATCCAATCTTGTCCAATTGCTCTTTTAACCTATTTACATAGTGGGGATGGGAATGTCCAATGGAAATCACGGCGTGGCCTCCATAGAAATCGAGATATTTTTTGCCCTTATCATCTGTTAGTTCAATACCCTTGGCAGATACTGGGGTGACGTCATATAAAGGATATACATCAAATAGTTTCATCTAAAGTTCAAGTTTAAGTATCAAGTGCAAATTCAAGTTCAAGTGTCAAGTTCAAACTCAAATATCAAATACAATTCTGTAGCTATAGGGTTGAGTTTGATTCTTGTGTTTGAGTTTTTTCATCCTTTTCTGATTTGGCTTATTTTTTCAAAAGAAGTGACTATTCCCCGTATCAGTGAAGAACTTAGTCCTTGGTGCTCCATTTCGTTCAATCCGGAAATTGTACATCCTTTCGGTGTCGTAACCCGATCTATCTCTTCTTCGGGATGGCTTCCAGATTCTATTAAGAGACTTGCGGCACCGTTACAGGTATGCATTGCCAGTTCTTGGGCTTCCTTGGCATCAAAACCCAACTGAATTGCTCCCTGGGTAGTTGCTCGAATCAGGCGCATCCAAAAAGCGATACCACTTGCGCAGATTACCGTCGCAGCCTGCATCTGTTCTTCGGGAATTTCCAATGTATGTCCCATTCGATTAAAAATGGCTTTGGAAAGGTCAATTCGTTTTTTTCCAAATTCGTTGCTGCAAAGGCATGTCATGGAACTCCCTACTGAAATAGCGGTATTGGGCATGCTACGGATGATGTACTTATCTGCACCAATAATCTCCTCTATTTTGGAAATATTGAAACCTGTTATAGTACTGATTACCACATGTTTTTCTGTTAGTAAATCTTTTACTTGCTCAAGAATATCTGAAAAATGTCCAGGTTGTACTGCAAAAATCAAGATATCGGATTTTTTTACGGCCTCACGGTTGTCCCAGGTAACAGTGACGTTGCCGTATTTTTCATAATCCATAATTTCTGTAGTGTTCCTTTTGGTCAAGTACATGGTCGTGGCGCCATTGCTGTGTAAAACTCCCTTTGCAATGGCCAAACCCAAATTTCCCGCTCCTATGATTGCTATTTTCATAATTTTCTTTTTAAAAAACTCCTGCTTTTAGTTGTAAACCCGTGTTTTCAAAAAACCCGAACATTAGATTCATGTTCTGAATCGCTTGTCCCGATGCACCTTTGATTAAATTGTCTATTGCTGAGGTTACCAATAAAATATCTTCGTGCTTGTGTAAGTGAACATGACATTGATTGGTATTCACCACTTGCTTTAAATGAATGGCCTCTCCTGAAAGTTGTGTGAAGATGGCATTTGAATAGAATTCGTTATAAAGTTCCTTTGCTTGATTCAATGAACCTTCAAAATTGGTGTAGGCCGTAGCCAAAATACCCCTTGTAAAATTACCCCGATTGGGCAAGAAATGGAGCTTTGCGGTTTTGTTTCCAAAGGAATTCAGGCTTTCTCCAATTTCCCCTAAGTGTTGATGAGTGAAAGGTTTGTAC
The nucleotide sequence above comes from Flagellimonas sp. HMM57. Encoded proteins:
- a CDS encoding M20 family metallo-hydrolase: MKVHQTELTQKAIQLLKELIAIRSFSEEEDETADVIQKWLANFGIKTERQFNNVYAFNKYFDENKPTLLLNSHHDTVKPNSAYTKDPFDPHIEDGKLFGLGSNDAGGCLVSLLATFTHFYNHEDLSHNIIIAATAEEENAGERSLRGLLPMLPEIDVAVVGEPTLMNLAIAEKGLVVFDAVVEGTPSHAAHPNDNNSIYNTIEVLEWFKKYTFDKTSDALGEVKMTVTQINAGSQHNVVPAQVDLVIDVRVNDRYSNEEIAEMLQNEAPCKITPRSLRLNSSAIDPDHDLVQSGLALGRKTYGSPTLSDQAALSCQSVKLGPGDSTRSHSADEFIYLDEIEKGIDVYIKILKGFLSN
- the argB gene encoding acetylglutamate kinase — its product is MKAKLSIVKIGGNIINDDQELSNLLELFSKINRNKILVHGGGKKATEIGEKLGVVAKMVNGRRITNAESLDVAIMVYGGLLNKKIVAELQAQDCNAIGMSGADGNAITAKKRPVGVIDFGLVGDVEKANSDTVSMLLKADLTPTFCALTHNGKGQLLNTNADTIAAELAIAMSSEFETTLYYCFEKKGVLQNIDDENSVIQHIDSKKYKSLLAEGIIAEGMLPKMHNCFHALQQNVKQVCIGNSDMLQEENSNFTTLTL
- a CDS encoding acetylornithine carbamoyltransferase; the encoded protein is MKNYLSINDIDFLPNWVDEAIALKKDPYQFQEMGKHKTICLLFFNNSLRTRLSTQKAAMHMGMEVMVMNFGSEGWALEYEDGTVMDQGNSEHIKEAAKVVSQYCDIIAIRAFAKLEDRTKDEAEEVLNGFSKYASIPVVNMESSIAHPLQALADAITIAENNTKPKPKVVLSWAPHPKALPHAVANSFAEMIKKQNVEFTITHPKGYELNPSITKGCDIEYDQNKALEGADFVYVKNWSSYSDYGKVLSHDSRWMMTKAKLGNAKFMHCLPVRRNVVVEDAVLDGEQSLVLEQSNNRTFAAQIVLKKILENSNVPSPKGRE
- a CDS encoding aspartate aminotransferase family protein — its product is MKLFDVYPLYDVTPVSAKGIELTDDKGKKYLDFYGGHAVISIGHSHPHYVNRLKEQLDKIGFYSNSIQNPIQKELASVLGKASNCEAYNLFMCNSGAEANENALKLASFHTQKSKVIAFNNSFHGRTSAAVAATDNPNINAPINKQQEVTFLPLNDFEAFEKTVNSDEYCAVILEAIQGVGGLDEPTTEFYQFIAENCKKKGIVLIADEVQSGFGRSGKFFAFQHHLDTERSRSVQPDIISIAKGMGNGFPVGGILVHESFKASYGLLGTTFGGNHLACTATLAVLEVLEQEGLLVNATELGSYFKEKAKAFSEIKKIKGRGLMLGLEFGFEVVDLRKRLIYKQHMFTGSAKNKKLLRFLPALNITKTHIDLFFEGLQKELG
- the proC gene encoding pyrroline-5-carboxylate reductase — translated: MKIAIIGAGNLGLAIAKGVLHSNGATTMYLTKRNTTEIMDYEKYGNVTVTWDNREAVKKSDILIFAVQPGHFSDILEQVKDLLTEKHVVISTITGFNISKIEEIIGADKYIIRSMPNTAISVGSSMTCLCSNEFGKKRIDLSKAIFNRMGHTLEIPEEQMQAATVICASGIAFWMRLIRATTQGAIQLGFDAKEAQELAMHTCNGAASLLIESGSHPEEEIDRVTTPKGCTISGLNEMEHQGLSSSLIRGIVTSFEKISQIRKG